CTCCCTATGTAGAGGAGGCGTGGTGAAACGGTGCGAGAGCAACCAGAAAAGTGGTGTGAAACAGCCATTGCACCGGTAGCCGAACAGGTATCAAAAATAGCCGGCCGCTTTTCCCGACCTTTCGGCTTCAACACGATTTGTCAAGACGTTTGTACTCCATGTCGAATGGACCAGTAGATCCAGATTTGGAAGGTGCGCACGAAAAATTTCCTTGACAAAACCATCATTGTCGACCGCCCCCGGCCCTGTGCGGTTTCCCGGTGCGGCGTTATTTATCCAAGAAAAGGAGGTGAAGGTTCAACTAAGAGATATCTCTGGTTTTAGGAAGGGTCCGTGTTTTTTAACCAAAATGTGATGCATCAAGGAGGCATGCAATGCGAGTCAGAGAAAAAATAAGCATTTTTGTGTTTGCTGCACTCATAATGTGTACAGTCGGTACCGGTGTTGGATTCGGGGCTGTCACCTGCCCGGGTATCGCAGGCCTTTCGTTTACAGACCTTGAGTTTGGCAAACCTGTAACGTTTACATCGGTCACGTTAAATGCTGCTACCAGCACACTGCCGGAGTTATGCTACGTTCAGGGCACTATCTACCCGAGCATTAACTTTATCCTGAAGATTCCCACGACAACCTACAACAATCGCTTCATCTTTCTCGGATCCGGAGGCACTGCCGGCTCGCTCAATGCGAACGGCGAGGCACCCTACCTGAACATGGGGTTTGCAGCCGTCATCACTGACACAGGCCACGACATGAGCAAGGGGAGCACCGGCTGGGCAGTCCCGCAAAACGCGGCTACAGACCAGCTGGTCAAGGACTATGCCTACAGGGCAAACCACGAGGTGGCGAACCTGGTAAAGAAAATCATCAATGCTTACAAAGGCGCCTATCCCCAGTACTCATATTGGGACGGCTGCTCCAACGGCGGCCGCGAGGGCTTTATCGAGGCCCAGAGGTATCCCGAAGATTTCAACGGCTACCTTATCGGCTCCCCTCCCCAGGATCTCGTGGTGAACATGATGGGATTCATGTGGAAAGCTCAGTACGGAGCGAGCGTACCGGGAAGCAAGCTCTGCCTACAGGCCCAGTACGTGTACGACAAGTGTGACAAGAGAGATGGCCTTGTTGACGGGCTCATCGAGAACCCAGCCACCTGCCGCTTTGACCCCATGACCGATCTTCCTGCCTGCCCGAACGACGTGGATGCGTCTAACTGCTGGACACTCGCCCAGAGACAGGCGATCGCGCAGATGTATCTCGCACCTCATACTTCCTCGGGGTACTATTTTGGCATACCCTTTGAGCCGGGCGCCGAGGTCTGCACGACCCCAGGAAACCCGAATACGAGCGGCTGGGGCGGCGGCCTGGGATTTCTGGCAGGAGGCGCTGCCGGACCACTTGGCCAGGCTACGGTCAGAGACCTTTTCTTGAGAAACCCGAGCTTTGACATGACAAAGTGGAACTGGGATACCGACCCCTTTACCGCGATGGCGAGACCCGAGGTGGGTTGGATGAGGGCGGATGACCCCAACCTGTGGGCGGTAAAGAAACGGGGAGCAAAGATCATCGGCACCTTCGGCTATTCAGAGGTGACCGATCCCCTCGGAGAATACGAATACTACAAGACAGTGATTCGTGAAATGGGCGGTTTGGACAGGGTGGATGACTTCTATAAACTCTATTTCATCCCCGGCATGTTCCACTGTGGTGGCGGAATAGGCTGCTACTCGGCCGACTATCTTACGCCGCTCATGAACTGGGTAGAAAAGGACATTGAGCCT
The Syntrophorhabdaceae bacterium DNA segment above includes these coding regions:
- a CDS encoding tannase/feruloyl esterase family alpha/beta hydrolase encodes the protein MRVREKISIFVFAALIMCTVGTGVGFGAVTCPGIAGLSFTDLEFGKPVTFTSVTLNAATSTLPELCYVQGTIYPSINFILKIPTTTYNNRFIFLGSGGTAGSLNANGEAPYLNMGFAAVITDTGHDMSKGSTGWAVPQNAATDQLVKDYAYRANHEVANLVKKIINAYKGAYPQYSYWDGCSNGGREGFIEAQRYPEDFNGYLIGSPPQDLVVNMMGFMWKAQYGASVPGSKLCLQAQYVYDKCDKRDGLVDGLIENPATCRFDPMTDLPACPNDVDASNCWTLAQRQAIAQMYLAPHTSSGYYFGIPFEPGAEVCTTPGNPNTSGWGGGLGFLAGGAAGPLGQATVRDLFLRNPSFDMTKWNWDTDPFTAMARPEVGWMRADDPNLWAVKKRGAKIIGTFGYSEVTDPLGEYEYYKTVIREMGGLDRVDDFYKLYFIPGMFHCGGGIGCYSADYLTPLMNWVEKDIEPAAIIGSRPVSAYRPAITRPICPYPQEARYLGTGNTNDAANFLCATPIKAKVKIEPEVVNLSKGTFTAFITLPWRYNLKIADIQGVACEGAGVVKGSIYRFGTGYMAKFNTQDLVGIAAGNKVSLKVTLIADYRGKELSFEGSDKVNIK